One Nycticebus coucang isolate mNycCou1 chromosome 7, mNycCou1.pri, whole genome shotgun sequence genomic window, tcattcataacccagggactgtctGGAGTTTTGGTTAGGAATATCAGTCTTCGTTTTATTGTGCTATCTAAATGTTGTTCATAGCTGGTATTATGGTAAAGTATGAttacttttacttttcatttaaccTTTTGCCTTTACTGAAGTTAATAATCATCAGATATTCTTTCTCATCATCCTGAAGCTTGTTAAATTACCTTAATCCCCTCACTAGTTATGAATACTTTGAAGATAATGATTTcttttagtcattttttaaacaataaagtaagaattcaataaaaatttgttgattGTGGTGCTTTGTGTGTTatggggatttttaaaaattttttgttttgaaaatagatATTGTAAATttcaggtaaataaaatagagtaGACTGCATTTCAAATATTGAATATCTTTTACAGCCTTCAGTTTGGAAACCTGCAGAATTATGATTGCCATGTTGGATGTATCCttggataaaaattaaaaataccaaagTATAGAGTAATTGCTTTCTATCTATTAAGTCAGATTAGTTTTAAATAACCGTAGTAAACTAGTGTCTTTAAAAAGACTTTAAGATCCTGTTTGAAttccttatgtttttatttttacacagtAATTTGTTCATAGGCTGAGTGTGATTAACTTCAgaggcacacttaaattttaGTCAATAATTGGGAGTTTTGAGTCAGATTTCTCaggtttcaaaatttatttttgttaataaaacTATTAGAGAGATTACACCGGGAAAATGggatttaatgaattcaaagagctTTGGGCTGCTCTTAATGCCTGGAAGCAAAACTTCATGACCATTGATAACGACCAAAGCGGCACAGTAGAACATCATGAATTGGGTCACGCCATTGCTCTTATGGGTAAGAATATTAAAATTCTATAGACTACACAAAGCTCGTCTTTGTTCTTTGATTAATCTCATTTGCTTCAGTTTATTCAGTAATAAAAGGATATATTTTTTCACCAGCATTTCCCTAGTTTGGGTTCAAGATTATCAATTCAACAAAACCTattttagttataattttttcaaaagatggTGTTCCATACATGCATGTATTCTGACTTTCCTCTATTGagtaaaattaaattcatttctcTAGTTGTTAGTACTCAACACTTTTATTGTGTTTCTTCATAACTTAGTGGGATCCACGTCTACTTGGGGAGCAAAAGCTTAATCAGTCACAGATCTCGATACAAGCTTTTCAGCAgtaaaaaaacatgttttgagtttttcttttttttacttgtatAGTACAGAAGACATAGACATAATAGGTACAAAAATACCTCACAATGGAAAATTTGCATTTTAGACTATTTTAAAGACTGTAacttggccgggcatggtggcgcatgtctgtaaccctagcactctggtaggccgaggtgggtggactgttggagctcaggactttgagaccagcctgagcaagagcgagaccctgtctgtactaaaagtagACTAGCCTGGTGGTGTGGCTGAgtgccagtagtcccaactacttgggaggctgaggtaagaggatcacttgagccctagagtttgaggttgtgatgagctgtgatgccacagcactctacccagggtgacagagtgacacttttatctccaaaaaagaaaagtaactttaTTTTCAACATGAGTCTGATAAGCTAATGTCCTTGGTgtactttctttcaaaataaaaatatacagtggTGGTTAATTTGCTTACAGTTAATGCAATTTTAGGTAGCTTAATTGTTTTTACCCTTGTGATTTTAgttacatggattttttttttttttttttttttagacaagagtctcaacctgtggccttgggtagagtgctgtggcatcatagctcacagcaacctccaatttgggCTCAAATGGTccgcttgcctcagttttttttttctgttttttttttttttttgtagagacagagtctcactttatggccctccgtagagtgccgtggcctcacccagctcacagcaacctccaactcctgggcccaagcgattctcttgcctcagcctcccgagtagctgggactacaggcgcccgccacaacgcccggctatttttttttggttgcagtttggccggggctgggtttgaacccgccaccttcggtatatggggccggcgccctaccgactgagctacaggtgccgccctttttttctgtttttagtagggacggggtctcgcttttgttcaggttggtctcgaacttgtgagctcaagcaatccacctgcctcggcctcccagagtgctaggattataggcgtgagtgagccaccacgcccagccagttacattgattttttttttttttttgagacagagtcttactctgttgccctcagtagagtactatggcgtcacagctcacagtaacctcaaactcttgggcttaagggattctcttgcctcagcctcccaagtgatttttattttaatacgatttaattttttttttttttttttctagagacagagtctcactgtaccgccctcgttagagtgccgtggcatcacacggctcacagcaacctctaactcttgggcttacgcgattctcttgtctcagcctcccaagcagctgggactacaggtgcctgccacaacgcccggctatttttttgttgcagtttggccggggctgggtttgaacccgccaccctcggcatatggggccggcgccctactcactgagccacaggtgccgcccaatttttttttttttttttttttttttttgagacagaatctcactttgtcaccgttggtagagtgctgtggcatcatagctcacagtagccccaaactcttgggcttaagagattctcttgccttagcctcccaagtaggtaggactaaaggcacctgccataacacccagctattttttagagaggaggtcatgctctggctcaggctggtctcgaacctgtgaactcaggcaatctacccgccacagcctcccatgtgctgggattacaggtgtgagccaccacgcccggccaattaacattgatttttaacaaaataacatttgtataaaaatcagttttttgAAAGTTAAAATCTGAACTCAACGCAAGTAGGTGTATCTCAAATTACAATTTGAAGAAGTTgaattaatgaaatttttttattttgttttacactACTACAGGTAAGTAGTTAGGAAAAATCCTAGCCATATAAACATGTATAGTTCAGTTATAGATAGACCCTCACTGCCCAATGGATTAAACTTGATATTTCATTCAATCTAATGTTGGAAAAGTAACATAATCTTTTTGCAAAGAATTTAGATGGGCAGTTTAATGTAAAATGGATGTATCCCAGTTATTCAAACTTAAGATCTTTagatatatttacaaaaatttaaattattgagAATACTATGGGACGATCTTAGGAATTTTATTAACACAACATCTGAAGCAGAATTCTCTAAAAGGAAGTTCACAGTGTATTTGTATATAAACTACATTAGTTCACGTTTTACTACACACTAAATTGTACTTTGCTTTACTTCTAGCAAGTTTACTAAGTTACATTATAACTACACatacaattttctctttttgcatttatttttcttgttttttactgTTGAATGGATTAATGTTATTTGTCCAAATCTATGAATCAGAAATATATAGGTAATAATACTAGGTCAGTATTCTCCATAGTAAAGTGTACACGTGTCATTAAATGTCTAGGGCTATCTATAAAGGTGTAGaaaatactaatttatatttctattatttttatctcattctttttaaatttcagattttatgtgtagtttaaaattaaataaacccTGAAACATGTATAGAACTTAAAACTAACTTAAAACATGTATACTGAAAGTGGATAATCAGAAACTTACTACTAATAAGTAAACATCAAAGAAATTTGGAGATGACATGTCTACAACAAGGAACCAAGGGAATTAGTGAAATAAGGAAGCTGTGGTTATAATTACAGTATGTGAAAAAATGGAATAAGGACTATAGGACAAAAAGGAAtaacatttttctattcttcttttgaATAAACCATATTAATCCTCAAATTGTCTTTAGTTATAAGAGacacttttgggcggcgcctgtggctcagtcggtagggcgccggccccatataccgagggtggcgggttcaaacccggccccggccaaactgcaaccaaaaaatagccgagcgtcgtggcgggcgcctgtagtcccagctactcgggaggctgaggcaagagaatcgcttaagcccaggagttggaggttgctgtgagctgtgtgatgccacggcactctaccgagggccataaagtgagactctgtctctacaaaaaaaaaaaaaaaaaaaagacactttgaaGTAATATATTCAGTAGGAAATATAGGACTCTATGAGAGCATATcacggcttggtgcctgtagctcagcagctagggcaccagccacgtacaccagagctggcaggttcgaacccggcaggggctgccaaacagcagtgacaactacaatcaaaaaatggccaggtgttgtggcaggagcctgtagtcccagctacttgggaggctgaggcaagagcttgaacccaagagtttgaggtttctataagctgttacaccatggcactctgccaagggcaacaaagtgagactctgtctcaaaaaaaaaaaaaaaatttttttttttgttttcttttctttttttttttttttttagagacagagtctcactttatggcccttggtagagtgccatggcctcacccagctcacagcaacctccaactcctgggcccaagcgattctcttgcctcagcctcccgagtagctgggactacaggcgcccgccacaacgcccggctattttttggttgcagttttggcggggcagggtttgaaccagccacccacggtatatggggccggcgccctaccgactgagccacaggcgccgccctttttttttcttttctttagcttaaGCTAGAATTGTGATAATTTGTGTGTCACGTAACAGTGTTAATGAAACCCTTGATCAGTTTCAACATTAATGTATTTTGTTTCTAATACATGTTTTTAGAATGtattttgaaagtttattttacaACTTCATTAATGAGAAAGCAATCTTGCAGTGTTACAGTAtttggagttttaatttatcAATATCTTTTTTTAGGTTATAGATTGAGTCCTCAGACATTAACTGCTATTGTTAAACGTTATAGCAAGAATGGCAGAATCTTCTTTGATGATTATGTTGCTTGCTGTGTAAAGCTTCGAGCATTAACAGGTATTGACCATTTGAGGCTGGGTATAGTATTACATTATTATGAATAGTGCCGCTTATTATCCTTTTGCAaatttaaagtgtttttctttccttttttcattattaaatttaattagttTTGAGGCTTTAAAAATTTAGGaatacaaataatgaaaaattgtTCCATCTCAGTTTTGGCAATTTTTCTTCATATCTCCGTTACCTGGGATAGTAAAGCATTTAAGATTTAATTGAATgtgaaattgttaatttttttgtatgtggggACTCCAAATATTTGAAa contains:
- the GCA gene encoding grancalcin isoform X2; the encoded protein is MAYPGYGGGDGEVDAEELQICLTQSGISGTYSPFSLETCRIMIAMLDRDYTGKMGFNEFKELWAALNAWKQNFMTIDNDQSGTVEHHELGHAIALMGYRLSPQTLTAIVKRYSKNGRIFFDDYVACCVKLRALTDFFRRRDHLQQGFVNFMYDDFLQGTMAI